The genomic region TTAACACATATCCAAAGCTTTGAATATTcttaaatttagatttattgTACTTTACACTGAAAAGACTGTAAGAGGCTCTGAAAACATCCCAGCaaaatgtttgtatgaaaaGGTCGCACATACTTAACATACTTCACTGACAGTCAACCTGTCAGTCAATTCTTAAGGGAATGGTGGTATTTACTCACCATCACATCTCACATATCCTTgtcatttctttgtttctgtgttcagTGAACGGTTTTGTGGGCTCACCTGGTGGAGGCAGCATGGGAAAGATCATACCACCCaaatctcctcctcctcctcctcttccaccaACTGGGAACAGCCTGGGCCCTTCAAGCCGCAAGACAGACCTCCGAGTGGTCATCCCTCAGTCCAAAGGAATGATGCAAACActggtaagtgtgtgtgtgtggtatctGTTTAGGGCCTTAACACAAGTCCTCACAAACATAAACAGGAATGAACAATGTCCtctatttttttggcacttgttTTAAAGAATCACTCTGTTTAAGGCTGGTTGATAGTACAGTCATACTTAAAACTGCCGTATTTGATTTgtggccactagggggcagtAATGAAAATTAGCCGATAGATTCACAGCTGCCAGCTTATAACCATGTCTAGATTGTTGTGCTTTTCAAAGGGTTGCACTTCCAAGCTGCTTATATACGACTCTGTAGGAACACatgccttaaagggacagttcctTCTACGCAGTGATTCGGTTGATGGGTGTaattcagtagaaagaaaatagtttctaaATTAAAcggctcacagcaaggtctatggattatcttgagtaagcgggtcatttttggaaagagacattactgttgagttttttagaATAtatgtttttggcattttgagcaccacaagccgagtgccatctttTTCCGTTATATTTgcaagaaggcagacatctctacgactgatacctccaacactctgcaactcacaccaaaactatctatgCTGATTAATAGCCCGACAGgttagagaaaaaaatatgtatttatgattttgaggtgaactgtccctttaaaccttTCAGCACCTGAGTCTGAGGTTGATCAGGAACCAAGATGGaacacaatgtttttttaagcCTGGGGGATGTTGGACACAGACGAGAACAGGGTAAATAAATGATGCAGATTACCACAGAGTTGGTCAGCAACTTTTCAGAACAATTGGTTCGACACCATCTGGACCAGATGGTTGGTGAGTGTGCAAATGAAATCATTGTTCTCTTAAAGAGGACTGGATCTCTCTGTTCCTCACATCAATATTGGCAAAGAATTGCTCGCCTGTTTTCAGAAAGAATTGACTTCAAGGCATGAGTTGTCAGTGCCATAACCAGtaatcctcctcctcatccataGTGCCTTTCAGTGGAGTCTGCAGTCTCTCACTTTTCATTGTGAACAGTTTTGTTTACATCCAATGTTTCTCACCCCCAATGCATTATGTGCATCCTAAAGGCCTCACAAACAGATGcatgcattttatattttttaattttaatttaattttttaattttttatatactttattaatccccgaggggaaattcaatttttcactctgtttgtcaattacacacaggtccgaacacacacatgcacaaactggacctatacatacactaagtggagagatgtcagagtgggctgcccatgacaggcgctccgagcggttggggggttcggtgccttgctcaggggcacctcggcagtgcccaggaggtgaactggcacctctccagctaccagtccacgctccatattttggtccggacggggacttgaacaggcgaccctccggttcccaacccaagtccctatggactgagctactgcctgaaacacatacatacatgaaaCGACCCCATTTTGGCTGCTTAGAGTCTTGGTCTCATCTTTTATTGGTGTGTTGCTCCCTTTTACTGCACTTTACCGCCACTAACTGACAATATGTATATCATGAGCCAATGCCTTTGGGGTTATAAGACAGGATCCAAACAATTTAGGAACCTGTTCATCAAAATGTTGTTGTGATCGGAAGCTCCTCTAGAAATCACTGTGATTATCCATTTCTTCTGTCCATATACAATTCTGTCCCTACTGGAAAgctgtgtttttacttttaatttcagtatttaattgttgttattaggtaaacacattttttatcctAGAAATCTACATGACTGATGTGACTTGATATGCTGCTCACAGCACCAAATAGCAGCCTGTTGTCCATAACATTGGACTGATAACTGCTACACATTAGCACAGACGACATCCTCTATTTTATAACCCTGGCGTTTAAAAGAAAGCAAAGTTTGAGGTCACACCTGGTAATCACATCACTTGTGTATTATCTTTTATATGTTTGAGAACTTCAGGTACCGTCTCAATAGCTCTTGCTAGCATTTGCAAAGAGACTATAAAAATCTGTATtgtttgtgtgctgtttttctttacacACAACGGCTCTCATTTAGGAAACAAGTATACGAAAGAAAACTGGGTGTATGGTCATTTCCACGCTAAGCTTGGCATTTatcagtgtgaatgtgagcggaGGCTGCGATCAAATCTCACGTCAGGTTCCAACTCATGTACTTGCAGTGCAGCACAGCAAACGTGGCTGAGTAGGAGAATTGTTTTTGGCCCATATTCTGACTGGCATCCAAGTTTTTGCAGCTATAGATTCATCACTTTAAAAAGTGTAGACTAGCCTATAAGAAAATATAATGCTTTGTAAAAGCCTACAGTGACACGCAACTCACAGCTCACAAATTATCTTCTTGGCCGTATTACACCTCTCCATGATGTTAACTCTTAGGGTGAGGTGTCTGAACCCAGAACATATTGGGGGCTGAACATGTAAATAGCGATTGTTTACAGCTGCCTCAGTTATCAATGCCCAATCATTCCTATGCTGCTATCAGCGAGATAAGAATGTTTCATGTATCCATGAGATTTTGCCAGATTGAATTTCTCTATCTTAAAGAACCTTATAAAGTAAAATGATGCATTTCAGAGAAAGACAAACGATTCCAGTAATTTCCAGCACCTCGAGAACTAAAATGTGGAAATAATATGCTGTTGCATTCTACTCACATCTCAAATTGTGGCACAAATAAACCCTCAAAAAGTGCACTGTGCAAGACGTTTCAATGATTAGATGTATGAAATCTAACAGCGTGGTCATGTTTTGGTGAAGTGACTCTCTGCTCTGTGTAGAAGGAGTCTTCAGTCTCTCTTCCTTCAGCTTGTACATTCAGCAGCTGTGCTGGGTTATTGAAGTTATTGATTTGCCCTTAACTCCCTTACTGTTGCCCTTCCCTCCCACACTGTGCTCAAACATGATGTAACGATTAGCAAacagaaagttttttttcttcttcttcttcttctttactATGGTGACCAAACAGCTCCTTTACTCCTCTGGCAGTGGGATGCAGGGGATTTTCACATCTTGCAGTGATCCATCAGTAAAAGGACAGCATTTCTTATTCCTCCTGCTATCTGCTGTTAACAGCAGTCAGAAATGGATTGCaaatttaaagtgctttataGGTTACCGTTGAAGCCTTTTGTTAAGACTCATTTAGGGATAGTTGTGAGAGTTAGAAGTAAAGTGTGACTATATTTCAAGTGTAGAAATCGTAAATGAATACACGCCATTTCATCCCACATGTGACAGTCACACTGCCTCTACAGCACTGAGTCAAATGTGATCATGCATTTGTCAATCAAATAACTTTGTCATCATGCGCAGTTAAAGATGAGCATGGTCTTTTTCAGTGGTGTGAGAGTGTTAAACACCAGTTTTTATGGGCTGACAGTGGCGTGCAGCTGAAACATGCAACAACACCATAAACAACAGCATGCTAATCTTTCCACCATGTTTAAAGCAACAGAAGAGGGCGGTAGCTGCGCAGATGATGACATGTCTCTGAGTTGCGGTCAGACAGCAACTCCTCTGATCATTTTCAAACTGCCTTTCACTTCATTCTCtatgatatgtgtgtgtgggtgtactGTATTTGTTTGTACAGTGTGCTTTATGTATTGCtttgcacaaacaaacaaaaacacatcttttagtttttatttcttttattggaTCATTGTGTTTCTTTCAAACAACATCCATAAAGAACTGAGCAAGTTTGCTTTTCTTCACTGCCCGGACTGCATGTGttaatcatcatcattaacAGTGTTAGCTCAAACTTGACTTCTCCACCACGGCATCTGTCACTCATAGTGACAGGGAAACCACAGACAACACATGGAAAGAGGAAGGAAGCTCTGGGTTGGCTTTCTGTTTTTGAGCACATTAGTTTTAGGCATGTATCAGTAacactgtttgtatgtgtgtacgTGCGCGTGTGCTTTCGGAATGACTTCATTCAGGGTGATGTCATTGCTGACATTATCAGGTTGGAACGGCAACAGCCCAGAGAGGAACAACACCGAACTTCTAATGACTGTTAGAAATGTGTCAAGTTAAACAGCCACCAGTTTTGATTACAGCAGCTTCACCAGTCAGACATGAAGTGTGCCAAACCAATTTGGTTTCTATCTTAATGTGAGACTGTGACTGATTAAGAATGAATTGCCTGCTGGTATTTAGTGGTTCTTTGATTAATTGGTTAAAACACTCAATCAAGTAAATTAGCACTGAGGTTGCAGCAGTAGGCCTGATTACAATTCCTTAATGAGACTGCTACCAGTCGAAATGCAAAACACTCAATGTGGCAAATCAGCTCAAAACTGAGTCAAGCAATTTAGGAGATGAGATAGTTTTTAGATGATATAAGGATTTGCattttaagaaatgttttaCAAGCAAGGCTCTCTGTGTTTGAAATACAGAGTAATTAATCTATCACAGATGGATTTACAGGGTTACGCACTTAACGGAAGACACCGGCAGGTTGATGAATGTTTGATTGACTTTTAGTTAAGCAAAATGTTCAACATCCATCAACAGGCTTATGCgttgttcagtgttttcttgAGCAGGACGCTGACACCCAGCAAGATCAGACACACTCTCTGGAAGTTGGAGGCATTTTAGGAAATGTAGttaattatgaaataaaagtagATGTTGCAGGTTCATGAAAAGTGGACACACCAGCAGGTACATTTTTGATCATGCGTAGAATACAGAGTAAGTGTTTGAGATTTAAATTTTTGAAGGAAAATAGTTTTCAGTCGCTGTTGAAAGACACTATGAAAAAATCAGTTTATACTGACATCATGTGGTTGAAATGGGGCATCACAAGCAGCAGTGTGTCACCCAGCGTACAGTGTAACTGCATAGTCAGTAGTAGTATTAGTAATTTCTGTTCCCGTCCTTATTGAAATTTCCTAAAATGATGCACATAAAGGGAATAGATAACAATAAggaattaaacaaacaaatggcTGAAGGTTAAAGCTGaagcttattattattactacccTTTTCATATAGCATATTCTAATAGGCAACCCTTTCACCCCTATAATGGAAAAACTTAATGACTAtgtatgtgttttcttttgtattttcagAGTAACCAGAGGCTGAGCAGCAATCAGTCCAGCCAGCCTCTGTCCACCCCGGTGGTCTCCATCACCACACCCAGTCTGCCTCACCAGAGTCTGGTCTACTCCGGCATCACTTCTGCCTACAACAACGGTACCTGATGATTATGAGAATTTGAATTGTGTTGCTGTCAGCAGCATAGCCCCTGAGGACCAGAGGACATTGAAATACTGCTATTTTTCTTTATGTATTGGgctacattattatttttgtgcTGTTAAGTTTCAAATGGGAGACCAGGAGAACCAGAATAACACACAATATCTGCCCTGTTACCCAAAGAACCCTGCAGGGCTGTGAGATCAGGTGGTTCAGACATTAAGCTACATATGGAAAGCAGCTCTTTGGGCATTTTGGTAGGGTTAGATTAGCTATGTCTGTGTTTTCAATTGACACAAAGATATATAGATGCATATAAAGATAATctgtatctttaaatatgacgaTTTTTATCCAGAATGATTGTCAAATGCCAAAATTCATATATCTTCAGTGTGTCACTCTTCCTAAAGTAGAGGAGCCTCTTTGGGCCATCAAAGGACACTAAAACTAAGCATGAGTGAAAGTCAAAGAGTTTCAGGTGGTTGAGTATTGctgtaaaatatattgtgatatattgtgatttattaccttttttcagctGCAAATTATGtctggactgaaaaagcaattgattataatATTCTAGTatgctacctaaagtttaatttgtatttgaatattaataatttgtataataaaaaaatctatacttggcactgtgtgacgacaCGATAtagccacacaaaaatatcgcaagactatgctgtatcaattttttcccccacccctattTATGCTACAtgttgtctctctctttgtcagATTACTCCCTGAACAGCGCGGACCTGTCGGGCTTCAGCTCCCCTGCAGGCCCCTCTTTGGGCTCCATGGCAGCATGGCAGCAACACCAGCTGAGCTCTCTGGGGTCAGTAACTCACACAGTTCACCTTTCTCTTTAGACAGTTTGTTAACACAGTTTTGGTAGTTGACCAAGTGTAGTAATGATAAGTTAAAAATTACCTCCAAAAACAGGTAGAGTAGTAATGTATACAAGAGATGTACAATGTAACTTTTCCTGAGCAGTGGCCACTGTGGCCACAAGTGACAATTATGGGATAATGATGGTTAGTGATAAAACATAGTGAAACAGTAGCACAAGTAGATAAGAGTTGTAGAATCAGGAGTGTCCTTTATACAGCAATGCCGATCTTTATATGGCTAATTTAGATATTGTTAGTCACCATAGATCACTGCTGGTCATACCAGTGAGCAGTAGCTGGAAAACCTGAGTGTGACTTGAGCAAACTATGCTCTCTTATGAGTTCAGCTTCTCATTTGTAGGAGGAAAATACGTTATCTCTTCTTTAAAAAAGGTACATGGTGCCACATTTAAGTCCgtaatttaaaatgttactttaagTAAACACATGTATCTCAGCTAAATATACTTAGAGTATCTAAAGTAGAAATGTACTAATGCAAAACAATGCCTCCTGCGAGTGTTTTACTCttataaattacattattagattatttttgctcatgcattcatgtgttaataagcattttattgttttagttgGTCAAGatggagctaattttaactgATGTATGCACTGTTGCTGTATgttgtttaatttattaaaatatttaatattctaTAAGcttatttcatgttttatttgcaaaACCTTTCATTTCTACATACTTTTAACTGTTGTTGTTACATAAATGGAGTTAAAAGTAAACTATTTGTCTCTTAATTGTAGTGAAGTTGAAAAATAAAGTAGTGCAAAATAAAatagcataaaataaaaaagctcaagcaaagtacaagtacctcaaatttgtgcATAAGGTGCAGCACTTGGGTAAATGCAGATATGTTCCACCACAGGACAAGTTTCAGTATCAGCCAGCCTTCCCTGTCTACAGATGTGTTagtttcaccactaggtggcacctTCACTCCACCATCTCAGCCTTAAACATTCCTCCTTTTCTGTCGCTCCATCTGAAGGTCAGGGAGCTCCAATCTCTCCATCAACACCAACCACAACATCAACATCAAAGCTGAGCCCATCTCCCCACCCCGCGACCACCTCAGCCAATCAGGGTATGTGACCCAGGCTCATgcccctcctcatcctcactcATCCACCAGAGCAGAGATGGGGAGGTCTCCCGCAGACAGCGtcagctcctcctgcagctcccaTGAGGGTGGCAGCGACCGGGAGGAGCAGCAGCGGTTGGACTTCCACACACTCCCTCTGAGTCGCTCAGAGGGCAGGGAGAGCCCGACGGTCAAACGAATGCGAATGGGAAGCTGGGTGACATAGAGCCTACAGTCATGTGACGACACAGCACCAGGGCAAACACAGGAAGGACACTGTTATGCAAATGAAAAGTGGATTTTAATTGatgtgttttgttatttttattaagttatctttgtttttgtttttatttggtgGTCAAATTTTTCAGAAGCAAAATTAGTCTGAAAATTCTGGAAGTGCCAGAATCATTTCAATATCTTTCAGAAAGTATTCAGTGGTACTTAAGTCATAACATGCCgtccttttaaaatatataactCATTTAAACATCACAGACTGATAGTGTGGGTCCAATTGCAGTACAATCTGTCATTTTCTTATCCAGTGGGACG from Epinephelus moara isolate mb chromosome 1, YSFRI_EMoa_1.0, whole genome shotgun sequence harbors:
- the LOC126392684 gene encoding myocyte-specific enhancer factor 2A-like produces the protein MGRKKIQITRIVDERNRQVTFMKRKFGLMKKAYELSVLCDCEIALIIFNSSNKLFQYASTDMDKVLLKYTEYNEPHESRTNSDIVEALNKKEHRGCDSPDADASYVLTPSTEEKYKKINEEFDNMMKSHKMPTGLPQQNFMHGSMSYSPGAGGGGATSQALAAATAALADSGILSSPHTHLHRNVNPPQRPPSTGNTGGLQGSSDMAMQNGSGPVVNGFVGSPGGGSMGKIIPPKSPPPPPLPPTGNSLGPSSRKTDLRVVIPQSKGMMQTLSNQRLSSNQSSQPLSTPVVSITTPSLPHQSLVYSGITSAYNNDYSLNSADLSGFSSPAGPSLGSMAAWQQHQLSSLGSGSSNLSINTNHNINIKAEPISPPRDHLSQSGYVTQAHAPPHPHSSTRAEMGRSPADSVSSSCSSHEGGSDREEQQRLDFHTLPLSRSEGRESPTVKRMRMGSWVT